The following are from one region of the Staphylococcus schleiferi genome:
- a CDS encoding PTS glucose transporter subunit IIA, whose translation MHSKISTDSINQVNNNKINNHKTKIFNAVTTGSIHPIEESTDPAFRKKMMGDGYFIIPTNEEIFSPVSGTISTIFPTKHAIGITTDNGLEVLLHMGINTVELNGLPFEILVTEGQKVTTDSKIAKIDLNAIKEAKKDTSILVVITNMTKVDSYKLEKHGAVTSKDTVFSVTTK comes from the coding sequence ATGCATAGTAAAATAAGTACTGATTCAATTAATCAAGTTAATAATAATAAAATTAATAATCACAAAACTAAAATTTTCAATGCTGTAACAACAGGTTCTATTCATCCCATAGAAGAATCAACAGATCCAGCTTTTAGGAAGAAAATGATGGGCGACGGCTATTTCATTATACCAACAAATGAAGAAATTTTTTCGCCAGTAAGTGGTACAATATCAACTATTTTCCCCACTAAACATGCAATTGGTATCACTACTGACAATGGATTAGAAGTGTTGCTACATATGGGAATTAATACTGTTGAATTAAATGGTTTACCTTTTGAAATATTAGTAACTGAAGGTCAAAAGGTTACGACAGATTCTAAAATAGCGAAAATCGATTTAAACGCCATTAAAGAAGCGAAAAAAGATACATCAATCTTGGTTGTTATTACTAATATGACAAAAGTAGACTCTTATAAACTAGAAAAACATGGAGCAGTTACTTCGAAAGATACTGTTTTTAGTGTTACAACTAAATAA
- the murQ gene encoding N-acetylmuramic acid 6-phosphate etherase, protein MINLDNLTTELRNENSYNLDEMTIRQALKKMNQEDQKVALAITEQLTQIENLTDAAIKTLKNNGRLIYMGAGTSGRLGVLDAVECVPTFGVNSDMVIGLIAGGNKAMVSAIEGIEDDIDQGKRDLMHLNLTAKDMVIGITASGRTPYVIGGINYAQSIGAHTGSLSCNKNSEISEFADLPIEIDCGPEILTGSTRLKSGTAQKMVLNMISTVSMIGIGKVYKNLMVDVKPTNKKLIERSKRIIMQATEVDYDTATHYFEEANQNVKLAIVMILTNCNKEEATQKLAKANGFIKNTI, encoded by the coding sequence ATGATTAACTTAGATAACTTAACAACGGAACTAAGAAATGAAAATAGCTACAATCTAGATGAAATGACTATCCGTCAAGCACTGAAAAAGATGAATCAGGAAGATCAAAAAGTTGCACTAGCCATTACTGAACAATTAACTCAAATTGAAAATTTGACAGATGCCGCAATTAAAACTTTAAAAAATAATGGTCGCTTAATATACATGGGTGCCGGTACTAGCGGTAGATTGGGCGTATTAGATGCCGTAGAATGCGTACCAACTTTTGGAGTGAATTCTGATATGGTTATAGGATTAATTGCTGGTGGAAATAAAGCCATGGTTTCTGCTATAGAAGGCATAGAAGATGATATTGACCAAGGTAAAAGAGATTTAATGCACCTTAATCTGACAGCAAAAGATATGGTTATAGGCATTACAGCGAGTGGTCGGACCCCCTACGTCATTGGTGGAATAAATTATGCCCAATCTATAGGTGCACATACTGGCTCTTTATCATGCAATAAAAATTCAGAAATAAGTGAATTTGCAGATTTGCCAATTGAAATTGACTGCGGACCAGAAATTTTAACAGGTTCAACACGTTTGAAGTCAGGAACCGCGCAAAAAATGGTTCTTAACATGATTTCTACTGTCAGTATGATTGGAATAGGAAAAGTGTATAAAAATTTAATGGTTGATGTTAAGCCAACGAATAAAAAATTAATAGAACGTTCTAAAAGAATTATTATGCAAGCAACGGAAGTGGATTACGACACAGCAACACATTACTTTGAAGAAGCCAATCAAAATGTAAAATTAGCTATTGTTATGATTTTAACAAACTGTAATAAAGAGGAAGCGACGCAAAAATTAGCCAAAGCAAACGGGTTTATCAAAAATACGATTTAA
- a CDS encoding DUF871 domain-containing protein, with protein MEEKIMFGFSVFLNKPLSSETKQYIEKMAHSGFTGVFTSLHIPEDNNTQYRKLLIELGNITKSLNLDLMVDISSSSLQKAGFSMSNINEIRSIGVTGLRADDHISNKCIAQLSNKITIALNASTITENDIQELKLANANFDQLEAWHNYYPRPETGLDEEWYRKKAKWLKSFGLKSQAFVSGDNNLRGPLYQGLPTLEKHRDYHPLAASLDLLSDTNKIFIGDPGLSDTVIKQFANYIMEKNILLHVDPFNNQIDFTLGEHINRLDESRDVIRSAYSRKKKIPNIKPLLNIKRDTGSVTIDNSQYLRYMGEIQITKRSLPADEKINVVGQISQNDWCLIPHIKGGQKFTLLKNDIESED; from the coding sequence TTGGAGGAAAAGATTATGTTCGGGTTCTCAGTATTTTTAAACAAACCGCTATCTTCTGAAACAAAACAATACATCGAAAAGATGGCTCATTCTGGGTTCACAGGTGTTTTCACATCCCTGCATATACCAGAAGATAATAACACTCAGTATCGCAAACTCTTAATTGAATTAGGTAATATTACCAAATCATTAAATTTAGATTTGATGGTTGATATATCTAGCTCATCTTTACAAAAAGCTGGTTTTTCTATGAGTAATATTAATGAAATACGCTCTATTGGTGTAACAGGTTTACGTGCTGATGATCATATTAGTAATAAATGTATAGCTCAGCTATCAAATAAAATAACGATTGCTTTAAATGCTTCAACCATAACTGAAAATGACATTCAAGAACTGAAATTAGCTAATGCTAACTTTGATCAATTAGAAGCCTGGCACAATTATTATCCTCGACCTGAAACAGGACTAGATGAAGAGTGGTATCGTAAAAAAGCAAAATGGTTAAAAAGTTTTGGCCTTAAGTCACAAGCATTCGTTTCAGGTGATAATAACTTACGCGGCCCTCTATATCAAGGTTTACCAACGCTAGAAAAACATCGTGACTATCATCCGCTTGCCGCCTCCCTCGACTTATTATCTGATACAAATAAAATTTTTATAGGTGATCCTGGTCTTTCTGACACTGTAATAAAGCAATTTGCTAACTATATAATGGAAAAAAATATTTTATTGCATGTAGATCCATTTAATAATCAAATCGATTTTACTCTAGGAGAACATATAAATCGCCTTGATGAATCAAGAGATGTCATTCGTAGCGCATATTCTCGCAAGAAAAAAATTCCGAATATTAAACCTTTACTTAATATCAAACGTGACACTGGTTCAGTAACCATTGATAATTCACAGTATTTACGGTATATGGGAGAGATTCAAATTACTAAACGTTCTTTACCAGCAGATGAAAAAATTAATGTAGTGGGTCAAATCAGTCAAAATGATTGGTGTTTAATCCCACATATCAAAGGTGGTCAGAAATTCACATTGCTAAAAAACGATATTGAAAGTGAGGATTAA